The following are from one region of the Remersonia thermophila strain ATCC 22073 chromosome 6, whole genome shotgun sequence genome:
- a CDS encoding mitochondrial 37S ribosomal protein uS19m: MQPTRCLLKRSVWKGPHIVPLPIVRPEPGKKVPPIRTQARSATILPNFVGLKFQIHNGKVYHEVTITEEMVGHKLGEFSPTRKPFIWNKA; the protein is encoded by the exons ATGCAGCCAACACGGTGCTTGCTGAAGAGATCGGTCTGGAAAG GCCCTCACATTGTCCC CCTTCCGATTGTGCGGCCTGAACCGGGGAAGAAAGTCCCACCCATCCGGACACAGGCAAGGTCGGCGACAATCCTGCCCAACTTCGTCGGCCTTAAGTTCCAGATACACAATGGCAAGGTCTACCATGAAGTGACCATCACCGAGGAAATGGTCGGCCACAAGCTCGGCGAGTTCTCTCC CACCAGGAAGCCATTTATCTGGAACAAGGCGTAA